Proteins from a single region of Streptomyces vinaceus:
- a CDS encoding class II 3-deoxy-7-phosphoheptulonate synthase: protein MYEVTVNAETQAPAAKAAWRDLPAAQQPSYPDAEALRAVVADLESYPPLVFAGECDQLRARLGAVAKGEAFLLQGGDCAEAFDAVSADHIRAKLKTLLQMSAVLTYAASVPVVKVGRIAGQYSKPRSKDTETRDGVTLPTYRGDSVNGFAFTEEARIPDPERLKRMYHASASTLNLVRAFTTGGYADLRQVHAWNQDFVKSSPSGQRYEQLAREIDNALNFMKACGTDPAEFKAVEFYASHEALLLDYESALTRTDSRTGKLYDTSGHFVWIGERTRQLDHAHIEFCSQIANPIGIKLGPTTTVDEALTYIDRLDPEREPGRLTFVVRMGADKVRDKLPGLVEKVTASGATVAWVTDPMHGNTFEAASGHKTRRFDDVLDEVKGFFEVHKALGTHPGGIHVELTGDDVTECVGGGDEIFVDDLHQRYETACDPRLNRSQSLDLAFLVAEMYRDQ from the coding sequence GTGTACGAGGTGACCGTGAACGCTGAAACCCAAGCCCCCGCCGCCAAGGCGGCCTGGCGAGACCTTCCCGCGGCGCAGCAGCCTTCGTACCCCGATGCCGAGGCACTGCGCGCTGTCGTCGCGGACCTCGAATCGTATCCTCCGCTCGTTTTCGCGGGCGAGTGCGACCAGCTGCGCGCCCGTCTGGGAGCCGTCGCCAAGGGCGAGGCGTTCCTGCTTCAGGGCGGCGACTGTGCCGAGGCCTTCGACGCCGTGTCCGCCGACCACATCCGCGCCAAGCTGAAGACGCTGCTCCAGATGAGTGCCGTCCTGACGTACGCGGCCTCCGTGCCCGTCGTCAAGGTCGGCCGCATCGCCGGCCAGTACTCCAAGCCGCGCTCCAAGGACACCGAGACCCGCGACGGCGTCACCCTGCCGACCTACCGCGGTGACTCCGTCAACGGCTTCGCCTTCACCGAAGAGGCCCGGATCCCGGACCCCGAGCGGCTGAAGCGCATGTACCACGCGTCGGCCTCGACGCTGAACCTGGTGCGCGCCTTCACCACCGGTGGCTACGCCGACCTGCGCCAGGTGCACGCCTGGAACCAGGACTTCGTGAAGTCCTCCCCCTCCGGGCAGCGCTACGAGCAGCTCGCGCGGGAGATCGACAACGCGCTGAACTTCATGAAGGCCTGTGGCACCGACCCGGCCGAGTTCAAGGCCGTCGAGTTCTACGCCTCCCACGAGGCGCTGCTGCTCGACTACGAGAGCGCGCTGACCCGTACCGACTCCCGCACCGGGAAGCTGTACGACACCTCCGGCCACTTCGTGTGGATCGGCGAGCGCACCCGCCAGCTGGACCACGCGCACATCGAGTTCTGCTCGCAGATCGCCAACCCGATCGGCATCAAGCTCGGCCCGACCACCACGGTCGACGAGGCGCTGACGTACATCGACCGCCTGGACCCCGAGCGCGAGCCGGGCCGGCTGACCTTCGTGGTCCGCATGGGCGCGGACAAGGTCCGCGACAAGCTCCCCGGGCTGGTCGAGAAGGTCACGGCCTCGGGCGCGACGGTCGCCTGGGTCACCGACCCGATGCACGGCAACACCTTCGAGGCCGCCTCCGGTCACAAGACGCGCCGTTTCGACGACGTGCTCGACGAGGTCAAGGGCTTCTTCGAGGTCCACAAGGCGCTGGGCACCCACCCGGGCGGCATCCACGTCGAGCTCACCGGTGACGACGTCACCGAGTGCGTGGGCGGCGGCGACGAGATCTTCGTCGACGACCTGCACCAGCGCTACGAGACGGCCTGCGACCCGCGGCTCAACCGCAGCCAGTCCCTGGACCTGGCCTTCCTCGTGGCCGAGATGTACCGCGACCAGTAA
- a CDS encoding (2Fe-2S)-binding protein, which yields MYVCSCFGITDKQVKDHAAAGACTPRQIASVTKAGTDCGSCVRTIQGILGRGACPRRELLEKGNAAAVLAADPELAEAA from the coding sequence GTGTACGTCTGCTCTTGTTTCGGGATCACCGACAAGCAGGTCAAGGACCACGCGGCCGCCGGGGCCTGTACCCCCCGCCAGATCGCCTCCGTCACCAAGGCCGGCACCGACTGCGGATCCTGCGTGCGGACCATCCAGGGCATCCTGGGCCGCGGGGCCTGCCCGCGCCGGGAGCTGCTGGAGAAGGGCAACGCGGCCGCCGTGCTCGCCGCCGACCCGGAGCTCGCGGAAGCCGCGTAG
- the bfr gene encoding bacterioferritin, producing MQGDPEVLEFLNEQLTGELTAINQYWLHYRIQDNKGWTKLAKYTREESIDEMKHADKITERILMLDGLPNYQRLFHVRVGQTLTEMFQADRQVEVEAIDRLKRGIEVMRGKGDVTSARLFEEILGDEEHHIDYLDTQLELIESIGEPLYIAQLIEQPES from the coding sequence ATGCAGGGCGACCCCGAGGTCCTCGAGTTTCTGAACGAGCAGTTGACCGGCGAGCTCACGGCGATCAACCAGTACTGGCTCCACTACCGGATCCAGGACAACAAGGGTTGGACGAAGCTCGCGAAGTACACGCGTGAAGAGTCCATCGACGAGATGAAGCACGCGGACAAGATCACCGAGCGCATCCTGATGCTGGACGGGCTGCCGAACTACCAGCGACTCTTCCACGTACGGGTCGGCCAGACCCTGACGGAGATGTTCCAGGCGGACCGGCAGGTCGAGGTCGAGGCCATCGACCGCCTCAAGCGCGGTATCGAGGTGATGCGCGGCAAGGGCGACGTGACCTCGGCGCGCCTCTTCGAGGAGATCCTGGGCGACGAGGAGCACCACATCGACTACCTCGACACCCAGCTGGAGCTCATCGAGAGCATCGGGGAGCCGCTCTACATCGCGCAGCTGATCGAACAGCCGGAGAGCTGA